A single region of the Polymorphum gilvum SL003B-26A1 genome encodes:
- a CDS encoding ABC transporter ATP-binding protein, producing MTPAVLTLDKVTKCFDRRPAVDAVSFALAEGERIALLGHNGAGKTTLFKMILGFLRPDTGALAVFGARPGTAAARTAIAYLPEAVAFHKSLTGEEVLRYYARLKGEDATRAVSLLDRVGLAEAGRRRVGTYSKGMRQRLGLAQALIGRPRLVLLDEPTSGLDPISRQNFYEIVEEVAARGATVLLSSHALTEVEAKTDRILILSHGRLVADDTLSRLRAQARLPIRLKVQGTEETAAEIAERLGGRRLNGRSVELLCDPSDKVARLAAITALGSMVADVDVTLPSLDDIYRHFSGVAPKED from the coding sequence ATGACCCCTGCCGTCCTGACCCTCGACAAGGTCACCAAATGCTTCGACCGGCGCCCGGCCGTCGACGCCGTCAGCTTCGCCCTGGCCGAAGGCGAGCGCATCGCCCTGCTCGGTCACAACGGCGCCGGCAAGACGACGCTGTTCAAGATGATCCTCGGCTTCCTGAGGCCGGACACCGGCGCCCTCGCCGTCTTCGGCGCGCGTCCGGGAACGGCCGCCGCCCGGACCGCAATCGCCTATCTTCCCGAGGCCGTCGCCTTCCACAAGTCCCTGACCGGCGAGGAGGTGCTGCGCTACTATGCCAGGCTGAAGGGCGAGGATGCGACACGGGCCGTGTCCCTGCTCGATCGCGTCGGTCTCGCCGAAGCCGGACGACGTCGGGTCGGCACCTATTCGAAGGGCATGCGTCAGCGGCTCGGTCTCGCCCAGGCGCTGATCGGCCGGCCGCGGCTGGTGCTGCTCGACGAACCGACCAGCGGCCTCGACCCGATCTCGCGGCAGAATTTCTACGAGATCGTCGAGGAGGTCGCCGCTCGCGGCGCGACCGTGCTGCTGTCCTCCCACGCTCTTACCGAGGTGGAGGCGAAGACCGACCGGATCCTCATCCTGTCGCACGGCCGGCTGGTCGCCGACGACACGCTGAGCCGCCTGCGCGCGCAGGCCAGGTTGCCGATCCGCCTCAAGGTTCAGGGCACCGAGGAGACGGCGGCGGAGATCGCCGAGCGGCTTGGCGGGCGGCGGCTCAACGGCCGCTCGGTGGAACTGCTCTGTGACCCGTCCGACAAGGTCGCGCGCCTGGCTGCGATCACCGCGCTCGGGTCGATGGTCGCCGATGTCGACGTCACTCTGCCGAGCCTCGACGACATCTACCGGCATTTCTCCGGCGTCGCGCCGAAGGAGGATTGA
- a CDS encoding ABC transporter permease, whose amino-acid sequence MPTRILTVAAQELRIGLRNRWIVLATLILASFSLALALLGSAPAGTLGVDRLTITVASLATLSVYLVPLIALLLAFDAIAGEIDRGTLLLVFSCPISRAEFLFGKALGHLCVLTLALITGYGVTAALLIASGAGSVAGLTDFARLIATSALLGLAFLAIGYILSSLTRQTSTAAALAIGAWLVLVVIYDLALLGALVADTGGRFATQVFPYAILANPADAFRLFNLAALDASDLVGGMAGVSDSLPFAPRATLIAMFVFVGVALSLAVALVRRIAP is encoded by the coding sequence ATGCCGACCCGCATCCTTACCGTGGCCGCCCAGGAGCTGCGCATCGGCCTGCGCAACCGCTGGATCGTACTTGCCACGCTCATCCTGGCCAGCTTCTCGCTGGCCCTCGCCCTGCTCGGCTCGGCCCCGGCCGGCACGCTCGGCGTCGACCGCCTGACCATAACCGTCGCCTCACTGGCGACCCTATCGGTCTATCTGGTGCCCCTCATCGCGCTGCTGCTCGCCTTCGACGCGATCGCCGGCGAGATTGACCGCGGCACCCTGCTGCTGGTCTTCTCCTGCCCGATCTCGCGGGCGGAGTTTCTGTTCGGCAAGGCGCTCGGACATCTCTGCGTCCTGACCCTTGCCCTGATCACCGGCTACGGCGTCACGGCAGCCCTGCTGATCGCGTCAGGAGCCGGATCGGTTGCCGGCCTGACCGACTTCGCCCGGCTGATTGCGACCTCCGCCCTGCTCGGCCTCGCCTTCCTGGCGATCGGCTATATCCTGAGTTCGCTGACCCGTCAGACCAGCACGGCCGCAGCGCTTGCGATCGGCGCCTGGCTTGTACTCGTCGTCATCTACGACCTCGCGCTCCTCGGCGCGCTTGTCGCCGACACCGGCGGACGCTTCGCCACGCAGGTCTTTCCCTACGCTATCCTGGCCAATCCGGCGGACGCCTTCCGGCTGTTCAACCTCGCCGCCCTCGATGCCTCCGACCTCGTCGGCGGCATGGCCGGGGTGTCCGACAGCCTGCCGTTCGCCCCACGTGCCACCCTGATCGCCATGTTCGTCTTCGTCGGCGTCGCCCTGTCGCTCGCCGTCGCCCTCGTAAGGAGGATCGCACCATGA
- a CDS encoding nitrous oxide reductase accessory protein NosL → MIRLAVPFATLALALAACQDETAQTRPLPVELTQEAAGHYCQMTVLEHGGPKAQIHFAGNPHPIWFTQVRDAVAFTRLPEEPKDYVAIYVNDMARAESWDEPGVSNWIDVADAWFVIGSATVGGMGAPEAIPFGSRADAEAFAAAKGGAVLRFDAIPTEYVLAPIAGEPSAPETALPRAPVQLAENDR, encoded by the coding sequence ATGATCCGGCTTGCCGTTCCCTTCGCAACCCTAGCCCTCGCCCTTGCTGCCTGCCAGGACGAGACGGCGCAGACCAGGCCGCTGCCGGTCGAACTGACCCAGGAAGCCGCCGGTCACTATTGCCAGATGACCGTGCTGGAGCACGGCGGGCCGAAGGCGCAAATCCATTTCGCCGGCAACCCGCATCCGATCTGGTTCACCCAGGTCCGCGACGCGGTCGCCTTCACCCGGCTGCCGGAGGAGCCGAAGGACTATGTCGCCATCTACGTCAACGACATGGCCAGGGCCGAGAGCTGGGACGAGCCCGGCGTATCCAATTGGATCGATGTCGCGGACGCCTGGTTCGTGATCGGCAGCGCGACCGTGGGCGGCATGGGTGCTCCCGAGGCCATACCCTTCGGCTCAAGGGCCGACGCGGAAGCCTTCGCCGCCGCCAAGGGCGGCGCGGTCCTGCGTTTCGATGCCATTCCGACCGAATATGTCCTGGCCCCGATCGCAGGCGAACCGTCGGCGCCGGAAACCGCGCTCCCGCGCGCGCCTGTCCAACTTGCGGAGAACGATCGATGA